From Drosophila yakuba strain Tai18E2 chromosome 2L, Prin_Dyak_Tai18E2_2.1, whole genome shotgun sequence, one genomic window encodes:
- the LOC6528319 gene encoding microtubule-associated protein RP/EB family member 1 isoform X6 gives MAVNVYSTNVTSENLSRHDMLAWVNDCLQSQFSKIEELCTGAAYCQFMDMLFPNSVPVKRVKFRTNLEHEYIQNFKILQAGFKKMSVDKIIPVDKLIKGRFQDNFEFLQWFKKFFDANYDGREYDPVSQRGGVKLGNGNGHGSNGGSGVGSSNNDLHLMHRRPLQPPASSGRMPARVIASTAVSKVLPRTNNAAPVSRLNAGANSTGTVKKNDASNSVNNQQIEEMSNQVGQEQEDKQNTDTNIQDQVMDMRINLEGLEKERDFYFSKLRDIEILCQEADDAEAHPIIQKILDILYATEVGQDGFAPPDDAPPEDEEY, from the exons ATGGCTGTTAACGTTTACTCCACAAATGTGACGTCAGAGAATCTCTCGCGCCATGACATGCTAGCCTGGGTTAACGATTGCCTCCAGTCGCAATTCTCAAAGATCGAGGAACTCTGCACAG GTGCCGCTTACTGTCAGTTCATGGACATGTTGTTCCCCAATTCAGTGCCCGTAAAGCGTGTCAAATTTCGTACCAATCTGGAGCACGAGTACATTCAGAACTTCAAGATATTGCAGGCGGGCTTCAAGAAGATGTCTGTGGATAAG ATCATTCCAGTTGATAAACTGATTAAGGGACGCTTTCAAGACAACTTTGAGTTTCTTCAATGGTTTAAAAAGTTCTTCGACGCCAATTATGACGGTCGCGAGTACGACCCCGTGTCTCAGCGTGGCGGAGTCAAGTTGGGCAATGGCAACGGACACGGCAGCAACGGAGGCAGTGGCgtgggcagcagcaacaacgatCTCCATCTGATGCACCGGCGGCCATTGCAGCCTCCAGCAAGCAGCGGACGAATGCCAGCACGGGTCATCGCTTCAACTG CAGTCTCCAAGGTGCTGCCACGCACGAACAACGCAGCCCCTGTGAGCAGGTTAAACGCCGGTGCCAACAGCACGGGCACGGTCAAGAAGAACGACGCGAGCAATTCAGTCAACAATCAGCAAATAGAAGAGATGTCAAACCAGGTGGGTCAAGAACAAGAAGATAAGCAAAATACCGATACTAATATTCAAGACCAGGTCATGGACATGCGCATAAACCTGGAGGGATTGGAAAAGGAGCGCGACTTTTACTTCTCCAAGTTGCGGGATATTGAAATTCT ttgCCAAGAAGCCGATGACGCCGAGGCGCATCCGATCATCCAAAAGATTTTGGACATCTTATATGCGACTGAGGTAGGACAA GATGGATTTGCGCCGCCTGACGATGCACCACCAGAGGACGAGGAGTATTAA